Proteins co-encoded in one Metabacillus sp. KUDC1714 genomic window:
- a CDS encoding ABC transporter permease, which translates to MFSYSVRRVFSLIPVLFGMTLVVFAIIHAIPGDPAQVILGQKATKEAIATLTSELGLDRPWHIQYVDYMKGLFLGDLGTSLRTRGPINEEIWPYLAATIELTLVAMIIAIFIGVNAGIISAWFSNSWFDYLAMILALVGVSMPIFWLGLMEQWAFSIELGWLPTTGREDVRDPITAITNLYLIDTLLQGRIDQFGQVIQHLILPSFALATIPMAIIARMTRSTMLEVMKSDYIRTARAKGVRMFWVVYKHSLKNAIIPVLTVIGLQTGLLLGGAILTETIFGWPGIGRYLYDAIGYRDYPVIQSGILVIATIFVVINLIIDLLYAVVDPRIKYHQ; encoded by the coding sequence ATGTTCTCATATTCTGTTCGACGCGTTTTTTCGTTAATACCCGTTTTGTTTGGAATGACACTCGTTGTTTTTGCAATCATTCATGCAATTCCTGGTGATCCGGCACAAGTGATTCTAGGACAAAAGGCGACAAAGGAGGCCATTGCTACATTAACAAGTGAATTAGGATTAGATCGACCATGGCATATCCAATACGTTGATTATATGAAAGGCCTCTTTTTAGGAGATTTAGGAACATCATTAAGAACGAGAGGACCAATTAATGAAGAAATCTGGCCATATTTAGCAGCAACCATTGAATTAACATTAGTAGCGATGATAATTGCCATTTTTATTGGAGTAAATGCTGGAATTATTAGTGCCTGGTTTTCAAATTCATGGTTTGATTACCTTGCTATGATCCTAGCGTTAGTTGGTGTCTCAATGCCAATTTTTTGGCTTGGGTTAATGGAGCAATGGGCGTTTTCGATCGAATTAGGCTGGTTACCTACTACAGGGAGAGAGGATGTCAGGGACCCAATAACGGCGATAACCAATTTATATCTAATCGATACCTTGCTGCAAGGTAGAATAGATCAATTTGGACAAGTGATCCAACATCTCATCCTACCTAGCTTTGCCTTAGCAACTATACCGATGGCCATTATCGCGAGAATGACACGCTCTACAATGTTGGAGGTTATGAAATCAGACTATATTCGTACAGCTAGAGCAAAAGGGGTAAGGATGTTTTGGGTTGTATACAAGCATTCCTTGAAAAATGCTATTATCCCGGTCTTAACAGTTATTGGTCTACAAACAGGTCTTTTATTAGGGGGAGCCATTTTAACTGAAACGATTTTTGGTTGGCCAGGTATTGGCCGATATCTTTATGATGCTATTGGGTATCGGGATTATCCTGTTATTCAATCAGGGATATTAGTCATTGCTACTATATTTGTCGTTATTAACTTAATAATAGATTTGTTATATGCAGTTGTCGATCCGCGAATAAAATATCATCAATAG
- a CDS encoding patatin-like phospholipase family protein: MLIDGVLSGGGIKGFALIGAYQAIEQNGFKFKRLAGTSAGSIISAFIIAGYTADEILEMMDEVDLEMFLDERRSFFPFSLTKWISLYWNLGLYKGAKLEEWLLAKLKNKGISTFADIPAGSLRIIASDLTNGRLIVLPDDLHQYGINPESFSVARAVRMSCSLPYFFEPVRLATLTGSNIVVDGGVLSNFPIWLFYQSKKPYKKRPVLGIKLSSNDKERPKRKIQNAIDMYGALFETMKDAHDSRHISSRHEKDIVFLPVDQIVSTELDLNEEKKLALIELGRSRTNEFLKSWTF, encoded by the coding sequence ATGTTGATTGATGGTGTATTATCAGGTGGTGGGATTAAAGGTTTTGCTCTTATCGGGGCCTATCAAGCGATCGAACAAAACGGTTTTAAATTTAAGCGCTTAGCAGGAACGAGTGCTGGTTCTATTATCTCTGCGTTTATTATAGCCGGGTATACAGCTGACGAAATCTTAGAGATGATGGATGAAGTTGACTTGGAAATGTTTTTAGATGAACGAAGAAGCTTTTTTCCGTTTTCTCTTACAAAATGGATTTCATTATATTGGAATCTTGGATTATATAAAGGGGCTAAGCTAGAAGAATGGCTTTTAGCGAAGTTGAAAAATAAGGGGATTTCCACGTTTGCAGATATTCCAGCAGGTTCATTACGGATTATTGCTTCTGATTTAACAAATGGAAGGCTGATCGTATTACCTGATGATCTTCATCAATACGGAATAAATCCAGAATCGTTTTCTGTTGCAAGAGCAGTACGGATGAGCTGTAGCTTACCTTATTTTTTCGAGCCAGTACGATTAGCAACATTAACAGGTAGTAATATTGTTGTAGATGGGGGTGTGCTAAGTAATTTTCCGATTTGGTTATTTTATCAAAGTAAGAAACCGTATAAGAAAAGGCCGGTCCTTGGTATTAAGCTAAGCTCAAATGATAAAGAACGGCCTAAAAGAAAGATTCAAAATGCGATTGACATGTATGGTGCTTTATTTGAAACAATGAAGGATGCTCATGATAGTAGACATATCTCCAGTAGGCATGAAAAGGATATTGTTTTTCTGCCTGTAGATCAAATTGTTTCAACTGAGTTGGATTTAAATGAAGAAAAAAAACTAGCTCTAATTGAGCTAGGACGAAGTCGAACGAACGAGTTTCTTAAGAGCTGGACGTTTTAG
- a CDS encoding DUF1385 domain-containing protein, translated as MSIQKKPAYGGQAVIEGVMFGGKHHYVTAIRRNDQSIDYFHLPRKSQPVLSKLKKIPFLRGIIAIIEASANGSKHLNFATERFEVDPEDDEKVLEEKKNSDSKLAMWLGIAAVGVISFFFGKVIFTLLPVFLAAFMKPLVPSDFGQILIEGAFKLLLLLAYIYAIAFTPLIKRVFQYHGAEHKVINAYENNLPLTVENVQSSSRLHYRCGSSFILFTVIVGVFVYTLVPLDPLWLRVVNRLALIPVVLGISFEVLQITNKLRDVPVLRFLGYPGLWLQLLTTKEPTDDQVEVAIASFNELMRKEKETETALAEQIV; from the coding sequence ATGTCAATTCAAAAAAAGCCTGCATATGGTGGGCAAGCTGTTATTGAGGGTGTAATGTTCGGTGGCAAGCACCATTATGTAACTGCAATTCGAAGAAATGATCAATCGATTGATTATTTTCATTTACCAAGAAAAAGTCAACCCGTTTTATCAAAATTAAAAAAGATCCCATTTTTACGAGGGATAATTGCCATTATTGAGGCTAGTGCTAATGGCTCTAAACATTTAAATTTTGCAACTGAACGCTTTGAAGTTGATCCTGAGGATGACGAAAAGGTGTTAGAAGAAAAAAAGAACTCCGATTCCAAACTAGCGATGTGGCTCGGTATCGCAGCAGTTGGTGTTATTTCCTTTTTCTTCGGAAAAGTAATCTTTACACTTCTTCCCGTGTTCTTAGCAGCGTTTATGAAACCACTTGTTCCATCTGATTTTGGGCAAATTCTTATAGAAGGCGCTTTCAAACTATTGTTATTACTAGCATATATATATGCTATAGCCTTTACACCATTGATTAAACGTGTATTCCAATATCACGGAGCTGAACATAAAGTTATCAATGCCTATGAAAACAACTTACCACTAACTGTTGAAAACGTACAAAGCAGCTCTCGTTTACATTACAGATGTGGAAGCAGTTTCATCCTATTTACCGTTATTGTAGGTGTTTTCGTGTACACACTTGTACCATTAGATCCTTTATGGTTACGAGTTGTAAATCGCTTAGCACTCATACCAGTGGTCCTAGGCATTTCTTTTGAGGTATTGCAAATAACAAATAAGCTTCGTGATGTTCCAGTATTACGGTTTTTAGGTTACCCAGGACTTTGGCTACAGCTATTAACAACAAAAGAACCAACAGATGATCAAGTTGAAGTAGCCATTGCAAGCTTTAATGAGCTAATGCGAAAAGAAAAAGAAACAGAGACAGCATTAGCTGAACAAATTGTTTAA
- the nikC gene encoding nickel transporter permease → MAELAKNTSKLASQNGNEELPAPWKEAWRSFCKNKLAVVGLGIVIFFIILAAIAPLIAPYGFKEQELSNRLLAPSGEHWFGTDDFGRDIFSRIVYGARISIWVGFFSVLASAVIGTILGIVAGYYGKWVDTFISRIFDIMLAFPSILLAIAVVAILGPSLQNALIAIAIINIPNFGRLVRSKVLSVKQEEYIMAAKAVGMKDTRILFRHILPNSMTPIIVQGTLAIATAIIEAAALGFLGLGAQAPTPEWGKMLADSKQYLVQAPWTLFFPGLAIMLTVLGFNLMGDGLRDVLDPKMKQ, encoded by the coding sequence GTGGCTGAACTTGCAAAAAACACATCTAAATTAGCATCGCAAAATGGAAATGAGGAGCTACCAGCACCATGGAAAGAGGCATGGCGATCTTTTTGTAAAAATAAATTAGCGGTTGTTGGACTAGGGATTGTGATCTTTTTTATTATTCTCGCTGCAATCGCACCTCTCATTGCTCCATATGGCTTCAAAGAACAAGAGCTATCCAATCGATTACTTGCGCCATCAGGTGAGCATTGGTTTGGAACAGATGATTTCGGGAGAGATATCTTTTCACGGATTGTATACGGTGCGAGAATTTCTATATGGGTCGGCTTTTTTTCAGTGTTAGCCTCAGCAGTTATTGGGACAATTTTGGGGATTGTTGCTGGCTACTATGGGAAATGGGTAGACACATTTATTTCACGAATCTTTGATATTATGCTAGCATTCCCAAGTATACTACTAGCAATTGCGGTAGTAGCGATTTTAGGCCCATCCTTACAAAATGCACTAATTGCGATTGCGATAATAAATATTCCAAACTTTGGACGTCTTGTCAGGTCAAAAGTTCTTAGTGTCAAACAGGAGGAATATATCATGGCGGCAAAAGCAGTTGGCATGAAGGACACTAGAATATTATTTCGACATATCCTTCCTAATAGTATGACACCAATCATTGTTCAAGGTACACTTGCTATTGCAACAGCAATAATTGAAGCAGCTGCACTTGGCTTCCTTGGATTAGGAGCTCAAGCACCAACTCCAGAATGGGGAAAAATGTTAGCTGACTCAAAGCAATATTTGGTTCAAGCACCATGGACTCTTTTCTTTCCCGGTCTTGCCATCATGTTAACCGTTTTAGGGTTTAATCTAATGGGCGATGGGCTACGTGACGTATTAGATCCAAAAATGAAACAATAA
- a CDS encoding SA1362 family protein yields MNRRGVNGFVFAIILLGAVGLITTLVSNPLWLLKQIAIYAAIGFGIYLIYRLFMRKRMGQENTSYAKAAKQSKRRFDDRSTRGSNVRNITHAKKSTKTSAIKKKKQPSHLTVIEGKKGKKKNRAFF; encoded by the coding sequence ATGAATCGTCGTGGGGTGAATGGATTCGTCTTTGCAATTATTTTATTAGGTGCAGTTGGACTAATAACAACTTTAGTTTCTAATCCGTTGTGGCTTTTAAAACAAATCGCGATTTATGCTGCTATAGGTTTTGGAATATATCTGATCTATCGTCTTTTTATGAGAAAGAGAATGGGCCAGGAAAATACTTCCTATGCCAAAGCGGCAAAGCAATCAAAAAGACGTTTCGATGATCGAAGTACTCGTGGTTCAAATGTCAGAAACATAACACATGCTAAAAAGTCAACAAAAACCTCTGCAATTAAAAAGAAAAAACAACCATCACATTTAACAGTGATTGAAGGAAAAAAAGGCAAAAAGAAAAACCGAGCGTTTTTCTAA